One window from the genome of Nicotiana sylvestris chromosome 9, ASM39365v2, whole genome shotgun sequence encodes:
- the LOC104229495 gene encoding NAC transcription factor 25 isoform X2, translating into MKKIERFDGEHRFDVRFEPPSTSTGVPVPPDRRGARGSLPQEKGKANFGEQEWYFFSPRDRKYPNGTRPNRAATSGYWKATGIDKPIYTCGGTKKIGVKKTLVFYRGKPPKGIKSNWVMHEYRLVDNNSSLTKKCSLRLDDWVLCRIYKKNSSSTIMEMDKEDSIEETTGSTSILPASSMNYFEQNSSIGTLRVGSNFDEFFENDIKMAKNEYENGDDTPLMEGNSSSFLTMLNQISPRSSQLNSWFSGYR; encoded by the exons ATGAAAAAAATTGAACGATTCGATGGAGAGCACCGGTTTGATGTCCGGTTCGAGCCACCTTCAACTTCCACCGGGGTTCCGGTTCCACCCGACCGACGAGGAGCTCGTGGTTCACTACCTCAAGAAAAAG GTAAGGCGAATTTTGGGGAACAAGAATGGTATTTTTTCAGTCCGAGAGATAGAAAGTATCCGAACGGGACGAGGCCTAATAGGGCGGCGACTTCAGGTTATTGGAAGGCTACTGGAATAGACAAGCCAATATATACATGCGGCGGTACTAAAAAGATTGGTGTGAAAAAGACACTTGTTTTCTATAGGGGAAAGCCTCCTAAAGGAATCAAATCAAATTGGGTCATGCATGAATATCGCCTTGTTGATAACAATTCTTCTCTAACCAAGAAATGCTCTTTAAGG cTTGATGATTGGGTATTATGTCGGatttacaagaaaaacagttcaAGTACAATAATGGAAATGGACAAGGAGGATTCTATTGAGGAAACAACAGGTTCAACTTCAATATTGCCAGCTTCATCAATGAATTATTTCGAGCAAAATTCAAGTATAGGAACTTTAAGAGTAGGTTCCAATTTTGATGAATTTTTCGAAAATGACATAAAAATGGCGAAAAATGAATATGAAAATGGTGATGATACGCCATTAATGGAGGGAAATTCGAGTTCATTTCTTACAATGCTCAATCAAATTTCACCCAGAAGTTCACAGCTCAATTCTTGGTTCTCTGGCTACCGATAG
- the LOC104229495 gene encoding NAC transcription factor 25 isoform X1, with product MESTGLMSGSSHLQLPPGFRFHPTDEELVVHYLKKKVASAPLPVKIIAEVDLYKFDPWELPSKANFGEQEWYFFSPRDRKYPNGTRPNRAATSGYWKATGIDKPIYTCGGTKKIGVKKTLVFYRGKPPKGIKSNWVMHEYRLVDNNSSLTKKCSLRLDDWVLCRIYKKNSSSTIMEMDKEDSIEETTGSTSILPASSMNYFEQNSSIGTLRVGSNFDEFFENDIKMAKNEYENGDDTPLMEGNSSSFLTMLNQISPRSSQLNSWFSGYR from the exons ATGGAGAGCACCGGTTTGATGTCCGGTTCGAGCCACCTTCAACTTCCACCGGGGTTCCGGTTCCACCCGACCGACGAGGAGCTCGTGGTTCACTACCTCAAGAAAAAGGTAGCTTCCGCTCCTTTGCCGGTCAAAATCATAGCTGAAGTTGATCTTTACAAATTCGATCCATGGGAATTACCGA GTAAGGCGAATTTTGGGGAACAAGAATGGTATTTTTTCAGTCCGAGAGATAGAAAGTATCCGAACGGGACGAGGCCTAATAGGGCGGCGACTTCAGGTTATTGGAAGGCTACTGGAATAGACAAGCCAATATATACATGCGGCGGTACTAAAAAGATTGGTGTGAAAAAGACACTTGTTTTCTATAGGGGAAAGCCTCCTAAAGGAATCAAATCAAATTGGGTCATGCATGAATATCGCCTTGTTGATAACAATTCTTCTCTAACCAAGAAATGCTCTTTAAGG cTTGATGATTGGGTATTATGTCGGatttacaagaaaaacagttcaAGTACAATAATGGAAATGGACAAGGAGGATTCTATTGAGGAAACAACAGGTTCAACTTCAATATTGCCAGCTTCATCAATGAATTATTTCGAGCAAAATTCAAGTATAGGAACTTTAAGAGTAGGTTCCAATTTTGATGAATTTTTCGAAAATGACATAAAAATGGCGAAAAATGAATATGAAAATGGTGATGATACGCCATTAATGGAGGGAAATTCGAGTTCATTTCTTACAATGCTCAATCAAATTTCACCCAGAAGTTCACAGCTCAATTCTTGGTTCTCTGGCTACCGATAG